In the genome of Deinococcus sedimenti, one region contains:
- a CDS encoding histidine phosphatase family protein, which yields MRGELHLTVLRHGRSRADDENVHEGRYDSPLTPAGEAQAAALAAYWQAHPPGFDRAYTSTLQRAHGTARIVTVALGVPLTPTDLLREWDNGPLAGLCREEALARYPIPAFRHDLDPFTADGGESQAAIRARALHALELVWNGGGQRALLVTHGGFGNSLLRELLGASRGWFEFGDTAFATVRLDRGSHTAVLTGVNLTPHLT from the coding sequence GTGAGGGGCGAGCTGCACCTGACGGTCCTGCGTCACGGCCGCAGCCGCGCCGACGACGAGAACGTGCACGAGGGCCGCTACGACAGCCCCCTGACCCCGGCCGGGGAGGCGCAGGCGGCGGCGCTGGCCGCGTACTGGCAGGCGCACCCGCCGGGCTTCGACCGGGCCTACACCTCCACGCTCCAGCGGGCGCACGGCACCGCCCGCATCGTCACGGTCGCGCTGGGCGTGCCGCTGACCCCCACCGACCTCCTGCGGGAATGGGACAACGGCCCCCTGGCCGGACTGTGCCGCGAGGAGGCCCTGGCGCGCTATCCCATCCCCGCGTTCCGGCACGACCTCGACCCCTTCACCGCCGACGGGGGCGAGAGTCAGGCGGCCATCCGCGCCCGCGCCCTGCACGCGCTGGAACTCGTATGGAACGGGGGAGGGCAGCGCGCACTGCTCGTCACGCACGGGGGCTTCGGGAACAGCCTGCTTCGGGAACTGCTCGGCGCCTCGCGCGGGTGGTTCGAGTTCGGCGACACCGCCTTCGCCACCGTGCGCCTGGACCGGGGCAGCCACACGGCGGTGCTGACCGGCGTGAATCTGACCCCGCACCTGACGTGA
- a CDS encoding NUDIX domain-containing protein: MTRPAFVDLSPGLDRVGRACAWIEREDGFVLMTGLERGGWTLPGGGIHPGETPGQAAAREAWEEAGAHAEVAGDPFPLVGVSGVESMCVPLRLTRLEPSPEGRPVAWVNPRSLPWADDHQLRQGLAACGQTPAHLEVPPLVRSALGAAHAAGFTRSCSPEVGALLRILAAARPAGRVLELGTGLGVGAAWLLSGLPDSGRLLSVEADQDCAQGAWAALRTDPRARVLVGDWQDALPAGPFDLIFADCAAAKTPDALPAVVRALRPGGTLILDNLTPRAGLDDQWHAGDPLRDAAFAHPHLHACEVQVSRRECVLLATRTA; encoded by the coding sequence ATGACCCGCCCGGCCTTCGTGGACCTGTCCCCCGGCCTGGACCGGGTGGGCCGTGCCTGCGCGTGGATCGAACGGGAGGACGGCTTCGTGCTGATGACGGGCCTGGAGCGGGGCGGCTGGACGCTGCCGGGCGGCGGCATCCACCCCGGCGAGACGCCCGGGCAGGCGGCGGCCCGCGAGGCGTGGGAGGAGGCGGGCGCGCATGCCGAGGTCGCGGGCGACCCGTTCCCGCTCGTGGGCGTCAGTGGCGTCGAGAGCATGTGCGTGCCGCTGCGCCTGACCCGCCTGGAGCCCAGCCCGGAGGGCCGCCCGGTCGCGTGGGTGAATCCCCGCTCGCTGCCGTGGGCGGACGACCACCAGCTGCGGCAGGGCCTTGCGGCGTGCGGGCAGACGCCAGCCCACCTGGAGGTGCCGCCGCTGGTCCGCTCGGCGCTGGGCGCGGCGCACGCGGCGGGCTTCACGCGGTCCTGCTCGCCGGAGGTCGGGGCGCTGCTGCGCATCCTGGCGGCGGCGCGGCCCGCTGGGCGCGTGCTGGAACTCGGCACGGGGCTGGGCGTGGGCGCGGCGTGGCTGCTGTCGGGCCTGCCGGACTCCGGGCGGCTGCTGAGCGTCGAGGCCGATCAGGACTGCGCGCAGGGGGCGTGGGCGGCGTTGCGGACGGACCCGCGCGCCCGCGTGCTCGTCGGGGACTGGCAGGACGCGCTGCCCGCGGGGCCGTTCGACCTGATCTTCGCCGACTGCGCCGCTGCGAAAACCCCGGACGCCCTGCCCGCCGTCGTGCGTGCCCTGCGGCCCGGCGGGACGCTGATTCTGGACAACCTCACGCCCCGCGCCGGGCTGGACGACCAGTGGCACGCGGGCGACCCGCTGCGCGACGCCGCGTTCGCCCACCCGCACCTGCACGCCTGCGAGGTGCAGGTCAGCCGCCGCGAGTGCGTGCTGCTCGCCACGAGGACCGCGTGA
- a CDS encoding nucleoside deaminase, producing MTGAAVTGVALIGVSSPGWHAALSEAWDAYVAGSLPIGACVIDAAGTVIARGRNRLNEPRGVAGVISGSDLAHAEINALLALQGAPRPDCYGWTVLTTVQPCPQCAGAIAMSGLRGVAYAAADPWAGCTHLLTDDPYVSRKRIRVERAPADVQRAALRLMLHALLDELQAGGNRVVLDSFDALHPQDVTFAEALHAAGTLAALRDQRAPLADALAVLA from the coding sequence GTGACCGGGGCCGCAGTGACCGGCGTCGCGTTGATCGGCGTATCCTCGCCGGGCTGGCACGCGGCCCTGTCGGAGGCGTGGGACGCGTACGTGGCGGGGTCGCTGCCCATCGGCGCGTGCGTGATCGACGCCGCCGGGACCGTGATCGCGCGGGGCCGCAACCGCCTGAATGAGCCGCGCGGCGTGGCGGGCGTGATCAGCGGCTCAGACCTGGCGCACGCGGAGATCAACGCGCTGCTGGCCCTGCAAGGCGCGCCCCGCCCGGACTGTTACGGCTGGACGGTGCTGACGACCGTGCAGCCCTGCCCGCAGTGCGCCGGGGCGATCGCCATGAGTGGCCTGCGTGGGGTGGCGTACGCGGCAGCAGATCCGTGGGCGGGCTGCACGCACCTGCTGACGGACGACCCTTACGTGTCCCGTAAGCGCATCCGCGTGGAGCGCGCCCCGGCGGACGTGCAGCGCGCGGCGTTGCGGTTGATGCTGCACGCCCTGCTGGACGAACTTCAGGCCGGTGGCAACCGGGTGGTGCTGGACAGTTTCGACGCGCTGCACCCGCAGGACGTGACCTTCGCGGAGGCGCTGCACGCGGCGGGCACCCTGGCGGCCCTGCGCGACCAGCGCGCCCCACTGGCTGATGCGCTGGCGGTGCTGGCATGA
- a CDS encoding DinB family protein: MNRWEHLFHGEFADRRALLSGLTLEQVTARPSAQTHSIYDELWHAALWQTIMVDRDEALYEKTWQAGRRYPERPPHDLAEWNALVEDFLAGQARALAWTESPEKLHADVNPGESMADILSGLAVHTAYHLGKIVALRQVLGAWPQ, translated from the coding sequence GTGAATAGGTGGGAGCACCTCTTTCACGGGGAGTTCGCGGACCGCCGCGCGCTGCTGTCCGGCCTGACGCTGGAACAGGTCACCGCGCGGCCCTCCGCGCAGACGCACTCCATCTACGACGAACTGTGGCACGCGGCGCTGTGGCAGACCATCATGGTCGACCGCGACGAGGCCCTGTACGAGAAGACGTGGCAGGCCGGGCGGCGCTACCCCGAACGCCCACCGCACGATCTGGCCGAGTGGAACGCGCTCGTCGAGGACTTCCTGGCCGGGCAGGCGCGGGCGCTGGCGTGGACGGAGTCGCCGGAGAAGCTGCACGCGGACGTCAATCCCGGCGAGAGCATGGCCGACATCCTGAGCGGGCTGGCCGTGCACACCGCGTACCATCTGGGGAAGATCGTGGCCCTGCGGCAGGTGCTCGGCGCGTGGCCGCAGTGA
- a CDS encoding GGDEF domain-containing protein has translation MPRPTILTRADFETAFDALQGAPLTLAVLDLDHFKTLNDSLGHSEGDRVLRGVERLLSGSLPTGSVIGRIGGDEYAAILPETAAETALILLDEVIKHFHIHRDPQWPRGLGLSVGLAARPAHASTYDDLKRAADEAMIRAKREGRGRACIYVESKMVLKSNYYPKSQLERLAKLSGALGRTEASLLREALDDLIEKNRGEL, from the coding sequence ATGCCGCGCCCCACCATCCTGACCCGCGCCGACTTCGAAACCGCCTTCGATGCCCTCCAGGGCGCGCCCCTGACCCTGGCGGTCCTCGACCTCGACCACTTCAAGACCCTCAACGACTCCCTGGGGCACAGCGAGGGCGACCGCGTGCTGCGCGGCGTGGAACGCCTGCTGTCCGGCAGCCTCCCCACCGGCAGCGTCATCGGGCGCATCGGCGGGGACGAGTACGCCGCCATCCTCCCCGAGACGGCCGCCGAGACCGCCCTGATCCTCCTGGACGAGGTCATCAAGCACTTCCACATCCACCGCGACCCGCAGTGGCCGCGCGGCCTGGGCCTCAGCGTCGGACTGGCCGCCCGCCCCGCGCACGCCAGCACCTACGACGACCTCAAACGCGCCGCCGACGAGGCCATGATCCGCGCCAAACGCGAGGGCCGCGGGCGCGCCTGCATCTACGTGGAAAGCAAGATGGTCCTGAAAAGCAACTACTACCCCAAGAGCCAGCTCGAACGCCTCGCCAAACTGAGCGGCGCGCTGGGCCGCACCGAGGCCAGCCTGCTGCGCGAGGCACTCGACGACCTGATCGAGAAGAACCGGGGCGAACTGTGA
- the groES gene encoding co-chaperone GroES: protein MLKPLGDRVLVEIIEEAEQKTAGGLYVPDSAKEKSQRGKVIAVGSGKLLDNGTRVALDVKEGDTVYFAKYGGTEVSLEGRNYSILAERDILAIVE, encoded by the coding sequence ATGCTGAAACCCCTAGGTGACCGCGTTCTGGTTGAAATCATCGAGGAAGCCGAGCAGAAAACCGCCGGCGGCCTGTACGTCCCCGACAGCGCCAAAGAGAAGAGCCAGCGCGGCAAGGTCATCGCCGTCGGCAGCGGCAAACTGCTCGACAACGGCACCCGCGTGGCGCTGGACGTCAAGGAAGGCGACACCGTGTACTTCGCCAAGTACGGCGGGACCGAAGTCAGCCTCGAAGGCCGCAACTACAGCATCCTCGCCGAACGCGACATCCTCGCCATCGTCGAGTAA
- the groL gene encoding chaperonin GroEL (60 kDa chaperone family; promotes refolding of misfolded polypeptides especially under stressful conditions; forms two stacked rings of heptamers to form a barrel-shaped 14mer; ends can be capped by GroES; misfolded proteins enter the barrel where they are refolded when GroES binds), producing MAKQLVFDEQARRALERGVNAVANAVKVTLGPRGRNVVIEKKFGSPTITKDGVTVAKEVELEDKLENIGAQLLKEVASKTNDITGDGTTTATVLGQAVVKEGLRNVAAGANPLALKRGIDKAVLAAIEEIKKLAVPVEDSEAIKKVAGISANDEQVGQEIASAMDKVGKEGVITIEESKGFDTEVDVVEGMQFDKGFINPYFITNPEKMEAVLEDAYILINEKKVSNLKDMLPILEKVAQTGRPLLIIAEDVEGEALATLVVNKLRGTLNIAAVKAPGFGDRRKEMLRDIAAVTGGEVVSEDLGHKLENVTMDMLGRAARIRITKDETTIVDGKGEQSAIDARVNAIKGELDTTDSDYAKEKLQERLAKLAGGVAVIRVGAATETELKEKKHRYEDALSTARSAVEEGIVAGGGTTLLRVIPAVRKAAEALTGDEATGARILIRALEEPARQIAANAGEEGSVIVNAVINSDKPRFGFNAATGEYVDDMVAAGIVDPAKVTRTALQNAASIGALILTTEAIVSDKPEKAAPAPAGGPDMGGMDF from the coding sequence ATGGCTAAACAGCTCGTGTTCGATGAACAGGCCCGCCGCGCCCTCGAGCGTGGCGTCAACGCCGTCGCCAACGCCGTCAAAGTCACCCTCGGGCCCCGCGGCCGCAACGTCGTCATCGAGAAGAAATTCGGCAGCCCCACCATCACCAAGGACGGCGTCACCGTCGCCAAGGAAGTCGAACTCGAAGACAAACTCGAGAACATCGGCGCGCAGCTGCTGAAAGAAGTCGCCAGCAAGACCAACGACATCACCGGTGACGGCACCACCACCGCCACCGTCCTCGGCCAGGCCGTCGTGAAAGAAGGCCTGCGCAACGTCGCCGCCGGCGCCAACCCCCTCGCCCTGAAGCGCGGCATCGACAAGGCCGTCCTGGCCGCCATCGAAGAAATCAAGAAGCTCGCCGTGCCCGTCGAGGACAGCGAAGCCATCAAGAAAGTCGCGGGCATCAGCGCCAACGACGAGCAGGTCGGTCAGGAAATCGCTTCCGCGATGGACAAGGTCGGCAAGGAAGGCGTCATCACCATCGAAGAAAGCAAAGGGTTCGACACCGAAGTGGACGTCGTCGAAGGCATGCAGTTCGACAAGGGCTTCATCAACCCCTACTTCATTACCAACCCCGAGAAGATGGAAGCCGTCCTCGAAGACGCCTACATCCTCATCAACGAGAAGAAGGTCAGCAACCTCAAGGACATGCTGCCCATCCTCGAAAAAGTCGCCCAGACCGGCCGGCCCCTCCTGATCATCGCCGAGGACGTCGAAGGCGAAGCCCTCGCCACCCTGGTCGTCAACAAGCTGCGCGGCACCCTGAACATCGCCGCCGTCAAAGCCCCCGGCTTCGGCGACCGCCGCAAGGAAATGCTGCGCGACATCGCCGCCGTCACCGGCGGGGAAGTCGTCAGCGAAGACCTCGGCCACAAGCTCGAGAACGTCACCATGGACATGCTCGGCCGCGCCGCCCGCATCCGCATCACCAAAGACGAAACCACCATCGTGGACGGCAAAGGTGAGCAGAGCGCCATCGACGCCCGCGTCAACGCCATCAAGGGCGAACTCGACACCACCGACAGCGACTACGCCAAGGAAAAACTCCAGGAGCGCCTCGCCAAGCTCGCCGGCGGCGTGGCCGTCATCCGCGTCGGCGCCGCCACCGAAACCGAACTGAAAGAGAAGAAGCACCGCTACGAGGACGCCCTCAGCACCGCGCGCAGCGCCGTGGAAGAAGGCATCGTCGCGGGCGGCGGCACCACCCTGCTGCGCGTCATCCCCGCCGTGCGCAAAGCCGCCGAAGCCCTCACCGGCGACGAAGCCACCGGTGCCCGCATCCTGATCCGCGCGCTCGAAGAGCCCGCCCGTCAGATCGCCGCGAACGCCGGTGAAGAAGGCAGCGTCATCGTGAACGCCGTCATCAACAGCGACAAGCCCCGCTTCGGCTTCAACGCCGCCACCGGCGAGTACGTCGACGACATGGTCGCCGCCGGCATCGTCGACCCCGCCAAGGTCACCCGCACCGCGCTGCAGAACGCCGCCAGCATCGGCGCGCTGATCCTCACCACCGAAGCCATCGTCAGCGACAAGCCCGAGAAGGCCGCCCCCGCACCCGCCGGCGGCCCCGACATGGGCGGCATGGACTTCTAA
- a CDS encoding LLM class flavin-dependent oxidoreductase, translating into MKKIGFLSFGHWNPSPQSGTRSAADVLHQTIDLAVAAEELGADGAYVRVHHFAQQLGSPFPLLAAMGAKTKTIELGTGVIDMRYENPLYMAEDAGSADLISGGRLQLGISRGSPEQVIDGWRHFGYAPAPGETEADMARRHAEVFLDVIEGKGFAQPNPRPMFPNPPGLLRLEPYSAGLRDRIWWGAASNATAEWAAKMGMNLQSSTLKVDENGKPFHVQQAEQIRAYRAAWKDAGHTREGRVSVSRSIFALVNDQDRMYFGRQGGQDQFGVIDQYRAVFGRSYADEPDRLIEQLRQDEAIAEADTLLLTVPNQLGVDYNAHLIESILTHVAPGLGWR; encoded by the coding sequence ATGAAGAAGATCGGGTTTCTCTCGTTTGGGCACTGGAATCCGTCCCCGCAGTCCGGCACGCGCTCGGCGGCGGATGTGCTACACCAGACCATCGATCTGGCGGTCGCCGCCGAGGAGCTGGGCGCGGACGGCGCGTACGTGCGGGTGCATCACTTCGCGCAGCAGCTGGGCTCGCCGTTCCCGCTGCTGGCCGCGATGGGCGCAAAAACGAAGACCATCGAGCTGGGCACGGGCGTGATCGACATGCGCTACGAGAACCCGCTCTACATGGCCGAGGACGCCGGTTCCGCCGACCTGATCTCCGGCGGGCGCTTGCAGCTGGGCATCAGCCGGGGCTCGCCGGAACAGGTGATCGACGGGTGGCGGCACTTCGGGTACGCGCCCGCCCCCGGCGAGACCGAGGCGGACATGGCGCGGCGGCACGCCGAGGTGTTCCTCGACGTGATCGAGGGCAAGGGTTTCGCGCAGCCGAACCCCCGCCCGATGTTCCCGAACCCGCCGGGCCTGCTGCGCCTGGAGCCGTACTCGGCGGGCCTGCGCGACCGCATCTGGTGGGGTGCGGCGTCGAACGCCACTGCCGAGTGGGCGGCAAAGATGGGCATGAACCTCCAGAGTTCCACTCTGAAAGTCGACGAGAACGGCAAGCCCTTCCACGTGCAGCAGGCCGAGCAGATCCGCGCGTACCGCGCCGCGTGGAAGGACGCCGGGCACACCCGCGAGGGGCGCGTGTCCGTCAGCCGCAGCATCTTCGCCCTGGTGAACGACCAGGACCGCATGTACTTCGGCCGGCAGGGCGGGCAGGACCAGTTCGGCGTGATCGACCAGTACCGCGCGGTGTTCGGCCGCAGTTACGCCGACGAACCCGACCGCCTGATCGAGCAACTGCGGCAGGACGAGGCCATCGCCGAAGCCGACACCCTCCTGCTGACCGTCCCGAACCAGCTGGGCGTGGACTACAACGCGCACCTGATCGAGAGCATCCTCACGCACGTCGCGCCGGGTCTCGGCTGGCGCTGA